From Polaribacter butkevichii, a single genomic window includes:
- the rpoN gene encoding RNA polymerase factor sigma-54 encodes MLKQSLQYKLLQKLSPQQIQLMKLIQLPTQAFEERLKQEIEENPALDTGKDDSDAIDDDLSNEFDDTGNEKIEAEDINIDEYLSDDEIPNYKTQANNYSADDEEKNVPYASGTSFHQSLKNQLSTYSFNEEELAIAEFLVGSIDDSGYIRRDILDLVDDLAFTENVFTTEEKVISILKKVVHTLDPIGVGARDLKECLIIQLKRKEKNKIRSLAIDILESAFDHFVKKHYKKLQEKFNISEDELKEVNKEISKLNPKPGSSYAGNNKIAEQIVPDFSIKLIDGELDLVLNSRNAPELHISREYNNMLKGYQEASVKSKSQKDAVFFIKQKLDSAKWFIDAIKQRQQTLLVTMNTIMHYQYDYFLTGDERKLKPMILKDIADKINMDVSTVSRVANSKYVSTPYGTKLIKEFFSESMKNDQGEDVSTKEIKKILETVILEENKKKPLTDEKLAAILKEKGYPIARRTVAKYREQLDLPVARLRKEI; translated from the coding sequence ATGCTAAAACAAAGTTTACAATACAAACTCTTACAAAAATTATCTCCTCAACAAATACAGTTGATGAAGTTAATTCAATTGCCTACGCAAGCTTTTGAAGAACGCTTAAAGCAAGAAATTGAAGAAAACCCTGCGTTAGACACAGGTAAAGATGATTCTGATGCTATAGATGATGATTTATCTAATGAGTTTGATGATACCGGTAATGAGAAAATTGAAGCAGAAGACATCAATATTGATGAGTATTTGAGCGATGATGAAATACCTAATTACAAAACTCAAGCAAACAATTATTCTGCAGATGATGAAGAAAAAAATGTGCCTTATGCATCTGGGACAAGCTTTCATCAATCTTTAAAAAATCAATTAAGTACTTATAGTTTTAATGAAGAAGAACTTGCTATTGCAGAATTTTTAGTAGGTAGTATTGATGATAGCGGTTATATAAGAAGAGATATTTTAGATTTAGTAGATGATTTGGCGTTTACAGAAAATGTTTTTACTACTGAAGAGAAAGTTATATCTATCCTAAAAAAAGTAGTGCACACCTTAGATCCTATTGGTGTTGGAGCTAGAGATTTAAAAGAGTGTTTAATCATTCAACTAAAAAGAAAAGAAAAAAACAAAATAAGAAGTTTAGCCATTGACATTTTAGAATCTGCCTTTGATCATTTTGTAAAAAAGCATTACAAAAAACTACAAGAAAAATTTAATATTTCTGAAGATGAATTAAAGGAAGTAAATAAAGAAATTTCTAAACTAAATCCTAAACCTGGTAGTTCTTACGCTGGTAATAATAAAATTGCAGAACAAATTGTTCCTGATTTTTCTATTAAACTTATTGATGGAGAATTAGACTTGGTTTTAAACTCTAGAAATGCACCAGAATTGCATATTTCTAGAGAATACAACAACATGCTAAAAGGATACCAAGAAGCAAGTGTAAAAAGTAAATCTCAAAAAGACGCAGTATTTTTTATCAAACAAAAATTAGATTCCGCAAAGTGGTTTATTGATGCTATAAAACAACGTCAGCAAACACTTTTGGTGACCATGAATACTATTATGCATTATCAATACGATTATTTTTTAACAGGTGATGAACGCAAGTTAAAACCAATGATTTTAAAAGACATTGCAGATAAGATTAACATGGATGTTTCTACCGTGTCTAGAGTTGCAAACAGTAAATATGTATCTACTCCTTACGGAACAAAACTAATTAAAGAATTCTTTTCTGAATCTATGAAAAATGATCAAGGAGAAGATGTTTCTACCAAAGAAATAAAGAAGATTTTAGAAACTGTAATCTTAGAAGAGAACAAGAAAAAACCTTTAACAGATGAAAAGCTAGCAGCCATTCTAAAAGAAAAAGGATATCCAATAGCAAGAAGAACAGTAGCTAAATATAGAGAGCAGTTAGATTTACCTGTGGCGCGTTTAAGAAAAGAAATTTAG
- a CDS encoding efflux RND transporter permease subunit produces the protein MNFWTKVAGTILRNRYLVLLGIAIITGLLASQMKYMKFSYTEANLLPEDHEANIQYNQFLKIFGEEGNLVILGIKDSTVFTPKKFNAWNNLVRKFDSLEEIDFTISIADVQKLKADRKQRKFVLEPLYEEEPTTSEEVLEIKKQLFEKLPFYDNLLFNKETGTLQTAIYIKKSIINTPKRRDFIFDTLIPTIKQFEKENNVNVRVSGMPYIRTLNAQNIQDEIILFVGGALGITAIIFFFFFRSFRATFITLLVVMIGVIWAFGFIGWFQYEITVLSALIPPLIIVIGVPNAVFLINKYQQEIKKHGQQAKALQRVISKVGNATLMTNITTASGFATFVFVKSNLLREFGILASVNIISIFILALLIIPILYSFMPLPKKKHLNHLETKWIENVVNWMEKTVKNRRITIYFTTVIVIVAAIIGVYKIKVSGSLIEDMPKSLEFYQDIKFFEREFGGIMPLEILVDTKKEKGVMKLSTLKKMEKINEAIETFPELSKPISVTNLVKYSKQAYYRGNPKYYQLPTSQEQSYIFAYTKNSNSEAGMLKNFVDSTGRYARITTFMKDIGTEKMNVIQERLKAVIAKEFPTDDYKVSITGKALVFIKGTNYLIKNLVISLSLAILLIAIFMAWMFRSPQMIFISLIPNILPLLITAGLMGFIGIPIKPSTILVFSIAFGISVDDTIHFLAKYRQELMTNNWRVKTSVYAALRETGVSMFYTSIVLFFGFLTFTLSSFGGTIALGGLVSITLLLAMVSNLLLLPSLLLTFEKKIANKKVFKEPAIKIFPPKEELTDE, from the coding sequence ATGAATTTTTGGACAAAAGTTGCTGGTACTATCTTAAGAAACCGTTATTTGGTTTTACTAGGTATTGCAATCATTACAGGCTTATTAGCATCACAGATGAAGTATATGAAATTTTCATATACAGAAGCAAACCTATTGCCAGAAGATCATGAGGCAAACATACAATACAACCAATTTTTAAAGATCTTTGGTGAAGAGGGCAACTTAGTAATTTTAGGGATTAAAGACTCTACTGTTTTTACACCTAAGAAATTTAATGCCTGGAACAATTTAGTTCGGAAATTTGATAGTTTAGAAGAAATCGATTTTACAATTTCTATTGCTGATGTACAAAAATTAAAAGCAGATAGAAAACAAAGAAAATTTGTATTAGAACCTTTGTATGAGGAAGAACCTACTACCTCAGAAGAAGTATTGGAAATTAAAAAACAACTTTTCGAAAAACTTCCTTTCTACGATAATTTACTTTTTAATAAAGAAACAGGAACATTACAAACAGCAATTTATATTAAAAAATCAATTATAAATACTCCTAAACGTAGAGATTTTATTTTTGATACATTAATACCAACAATAAAACAATTTGAAAAGGAAAACAATGTAAACGTACGTGTTTCTGGTATGCCTTACATTAGAACCCTAAACGCACAAAATATACAAGATGAAATTATACTCTTTGTAGGGGGAGCATTAGGTATAACAGCTATTATTTTCTTCTTTTTCTTTAGATCCTTTAGAGCTACATTTATTACGCTTTTAGTAGTAATGATTGGTGTTATCTGGGCATTTGGATTTATTGGTTGGTTTCAGTATGAAATCACAGTATTGTCTGCATTAATACCTCCTTTAATTATTGTTATTGGAGTACCCAATGCTGTATTTCTGATAAATAAATATCAACAAGAAATAAAAAAACACGGACAACAAGCCAAAGCCTTACAACGAGTAATATCTAAAGTAGGAAATGCTACTTTAATGACCAATATTACCACGGCATCTGGTTTTGCAACTTTTGTTTTTGTAAAAAGTAATCTACTTCGTGAGTTTGGTATTCTAGCCTCTGTAAACATTATTAGTATCTTTATTTTAGCATTACTTATTATACCTATTTTATATAGTTTTATGCCGCTTCCTAAGAAGAAACATTTAAATCACTTAGAAACAAAGTGGATTGAAAATGTGGTAAATTGGATGGAAAAAACGGTTAAAAATAGAAGAATTACTATTTATTTTACCACAGTAATTGTTATTGTTGCAGCAATTATTGGTGTTTATAAAATTAAAGTATCTGGTAGTTTAATAGAAGATATGCCTAAAAGTTTAGAGTTCTATCAAGATATTAAATTTTTTGAAAGAGAATTTGGAGGTATCATGCCGTTAGAAATATTGGTAGATACTAAAAAAGAAAAGGGAGTTATGAAACTCTCTACTTTAAAAAAGATGGAAAAAATAAATGAAGCCATTGAAACTTTTCCAGAACTATCTAAACCAATATCGGTTACCAACTTAGTTAAATACTCTAAACAAGCGTATTACAGAGGTAATCCTAAATATTATCAATTACCAACAAGTCAAGAACAGAGTTACATTTTTGCATATACTAAAAACTCTAACAGTGAAGCAGGTATGCTTAAAAACTTTGTAGATTCTACAGGTCGATATGCCAGAATAACAACGTTTATGAAAGACATTGGTACTGAAAAAATGAATGTCATTCAAGAAAGACTTAAAGCTGTTATAGCTAAAGAATTTCCAACAGACGATTATAAAGTTTCTATAACAGGTAAAGCATTAGTTTTTATAAAAGGGACCAATTATTTGATCAAAAATTTAGTAATATCTTTATCATTAGCAATTTTATTAATCGCCATTTTTATGGCTTGGATGTTTAGATCGCCACAAATGATATTTATTTCCCTGATTCCAAACATACTACCATTACTAATTACGGCAGGTTTAATGGGCTTTATTGGCATACCAATAAAACCATCAACCATTTTAGTATTTAGTATTGCTTTTGGGATATCGGTAGATGATACCATTCACTTTTTAGCGAAATATCGTCAAGAATTAATGACCAATAATTGGCGTGTAAAAACCTCTGTTTACGCTGCTCTTAGAGAAACCGGTGTTAGTATGTTTTATACTTCTATAGTGTTATTTTTTGGTTTTTTAACTTTTACCCTTTCTAGTTTTGGAGGTACCATTGCGTTAGGAGGTTTAGTATCTATTACTTTATTATTAGCCATGGTTTCTAACTTATTATTATTACCATCCTTACTATTAACTTTTGAAAAGAAAATAGCCAATAAAAAAGTATTTAAAGAGCCTGCAATAAAAATATTTCCACCAAAGGAAGAACTAACAGACGAATAA
- a CDS encoding MotA/TolQ/ExbB proton channel family protein has protein sequence MKKVVNVLSVTGFMFFGAIQSTFAQEAAEESQTFHQELKQRFIEGGPEFMGIVLVALILGLAVAIERIIYLNMATTNTKKLVASVDDALSSGGIEAAKEVCRNSKGPVASIFYQGLDRVEEGVDAAEKAVVSYGGVQMGLLEKNISWLSLFIALAPMLGFMGTVIGMIGAFDSIQIANDISPAVVAGGIKVALLTTVFGLVVAIILQIFYNYIVSKIDSIVNNMEDASIQLIDLLVKYKK, from the coding sequence ATGAAAAAAGTAGTAAATGTCCTATCCGTAACAGGATTTATGTTTTTTGGAGCTATTCAATCAACTTTCGCACAAGAAGCAGCTGAAGAATCACAAACTTTCCACCAGGAATTAAAACAACGTTTTATTGAAGGTGGCCCAGAATTTATGGGAATTGTATTAGTAGCCTTAATTTTAGGTTTGGCAGTTGCAATTGAAAGAATTATTTATTTAAACATGGCAACAACCAATACTAAGAAATTAGTAGCAAGTGTAGATGATGCTTTAAGTTCTGGTGGTATAGAAGCTGCTAAAGAAGTTTGTAGAAACTCTAAAGGGCCAGTTGCATCTATCTTTTACCAAGGATTAGATAGAGTAGAAGAAGGAGTTGATGCTGCGGAAAAAGCTGTAGTTTCTTATGGTGGAGTACAAATGGGATTATTAGAGAAAAACATCTCTTGGTTATCTTTGTTTATTGCATTAGCACCGATGCTTGGGTTTATGGGAACTGTAATTGGTATGATTGGAGCTTTTGATTCGATTCAAATTGCAAATGATATTTCTCCAGCGGTTGTAGCAGGTGGTATTAAAGTAGCCTTATTAACAACAGTATTTGGTTTAGTTGTAGCAATTATTTTACAAATTTTTTATAATTACATCGTTTCTAAAATCGATAGTATTGTAAATAACATGGAAGATGCATCTATTCAATTAATAGATTTATTAGTGAAATACAAAAAATAA
- a CDS encoding porin family protein yields the protein MKTAITSFLLLMNVMVSFAQKDSLELGNRYADDQIYVAVSYAQFYDQPTVISKSNFSYGLSVGFIKDIILNKQGNISIAAGVGYGFDFFNHKLKIQKINNEIVFSQDNTISSNLFKSHNLEFPLEFRWRTSTANKYSFWRIYGGVKFAYNLSNKFQFDDDTQTTFKYSNISNYNNLQYGLTLSAGYDEFNINIYYGLTPIFNNSVINGEVINTKILKFGLIFYIL from the coding sequence ATGAAAACAGCTATTACCTCCTTTTTATTATTGATGAATGTTATGGTGTCTTTTGCTCAGAAAGATTCTTTAGAACTAGGAAATAGATATGCAGACGATCAAATTTATGTAGCTGTTTCTTATGCTCAGTTTTATGATCAACCAACTGTAATTTCTAAAAGTAATTTTTCGTATGGGCTTTCTGTAGGGTTTATCAAGGATATAATATTAAATAAGCAAGGAAATATATCTATCGCAGCCGGAGTTGGCTATGGTTTTGATTTTTTCAATCATAAATTAAAGATTCAAAAAATTAATAATGAAATTGTTTTTAGTCAAGATAATACTATTAGTTCAAATTTATTTAAGTCGCATAACTTAGAGTTTCCTTTAGAGTTTAGATGGAGAACTTCTACAGCTAATAAATATAGCTTTTGGAGAATTTATGGTGGCGTAAAATTTGCTTACAATCTATCGAATAAATTTCAGTTTGATGACGATACTCAAACTACTTTTAAGTATTCTAATATCTCTAATTATAATAATTTGCAGTATGGTTTAACCTTATCTGCAGGGTATGATGAGTTTAATATCAATATTTATTATGGATTAACACCTATTTTTAATAATAGTGTTATAAATGGCGAAGTGATAAATACAAAGATTTTAAAATTTGGACTGATTTTCTATATTTTATAA
- the asnS gene encoding asparagine--tRNA ligase → MINSNVAELLKSEGLLLQEVQLKGWVRTFRSNRFIALNDGSTINNIQCVIDFENTDENTLKRITTGAAIAIKGTLAASQGRGQSVEIQVTEIEILGDSNPDEYPIQPKKHSFEFLRENAHLRVRTNTFSAVMRVRSKLSFAVHQYFQERDFNYVHTPIVTGSDAEGAGEMFRVTTFKDNEAPVTEDGKVDYSKDFFGKETNLTVSGQLEAETFAMALGKAYTFGPTFRAENSNTTRHLAEFWMIEPEVAFMDLDGNMDLAEDFIKYVINYVLEKCEDDLAFLDQRLTQEEKSKPQAERSEMSLLNKLKFVVDNNFKRVSYTEAIDILRNSKPNKKKKFQFPINEWGADLQSEHERFLVEKHFKCPVILFDYPANIKAFYMRLNDDGKTVRAMDVLFPGIGEIVGGSQREERYDVLVDKMKVLGIEEKELWWYLDLRKFGTAVHSGFGLGFERLVQFTTGMNNIRDVIPFPRTPQNAEF, encoded by the coding sequence ATGATAAACAGCAACGTTGCCGAACTTTTAAAGTCGGAAGGATTATTATTACAAGAAGTACAATTAAAAGGATGGGTTAGAACTTTTAGAAGCAATCGTTTTATTGCTTTAAATGATGGTTCTACTATTAATAATATTCAATGTGTAATCGATTTTGAAAACACAGATGAAAATACATTAAAAAGAATTACAACAGGTGCAGCAATTGCTATAAAAGGAACTTTAGCCGCAAGTCAAGGAAGAGGACAGTCTGTAGAAATTCAGGTTACCGAAATAGAAATTCTAGGAGATTCTAATCCAGATGAATACCCTATTCAACCTAAAAAACACAGTTTCGAATTCTTAAGAGAAAATGCACATTTACGTGTTAGAACTAATACATTTAGCGCTGTAATGCGTGTACGTTCTAAATTATCATTTGCCGTACATCAGTATTTTCAAGAAAGAGATTTCAACTATGTTCACACTCCAATTGTTACAGGTTCTGATGCAGAAGGTGCAGGAGAAATGTTTAGAGTTACTACTTTTAAAGACAATGAAGCCCCAGTTACAGAAGACGGAAAAGTAGATTATTCTAAAGACTTTTTTGGTAAAGAAACTAACTTAACCGTTTCCGGACAATTAGAAGCAGAAACTTTTGCAATGGCATTGGGTAAAGCATATACTTTTGGTCCAACTTTTAGAGCAGAAAACTCTAATACCACGCGTCATTTAGCAGAATTTTGGATGATAGAACCAGAAGTTGCCTTTATGGATTTGGATGGTAATATGGATTTAGCAGAAGACTTTATAAAATATGTAATAAACTATGTTTTAGAAAAGTGTGAAGATGATTTAGCCTTTTTAGACCAACGTTTAACGCAAGAAGAAAAAAGCAAGCCACAAGCTGAAAGAAGTGAAATGAGTTTGTTAAATAAATTAAAATTTGTTGTTGATAACAACTTTAAAAGAGTTTCCTATACAGAAGCGATAGATATTCTTAGAAATTCGAAACCAAATAAAAAGAAAAAATTTCAATTCCCTATTAACGAATGGGGAGCCGATTTACAATCTGAACACGAACGTTTTTTAGTTGAAAAACACTTTAAATGTCCTGTAATTTTATTTGATTACCCAGCAAACATCAAAGCATTTTACATGCGTTTAAATGACGATGGTAAAACAGTAAGGGCCATGGATGTATTATTTCCTGGCATTGGAGAAATCGTAGGAGGTTCTCAAAGAGAAGAACGTTATGATGTTTTAGTTGATAAAATGAAAGTATTAGGTATCGAAGAAAAAGAATTGTGGTGGTATTTAGATTTAAGAAAATTTGGAACAGCAGTACATTCTGGATTTGGCTTAGGTTTTGAAAGATTAGTGCAATTTACAACAGGAATGAATAACATTAGAGACGTAATTCCTTTTCCAAGAACTCCACAAAACGCAGAGTTTTAA
- a CDS encoding ExbD/TolR family protein — protein MSKFRNKKKEVPAVNTSALPDIVFMLLFFFMVTTTMRETSLQIDAPRLPSATEVKKLEHKSLVTTIYVGKAKDAKYGTSFNRIQLNDKIGSADDVPAFIINARSKVSEAEVPFMTTSIKADKESSVGTITDIRLKLRDVNALKISYSASKKTE, from the coding sequence ATGTCTAAATTTAGAAATAAGAAAAAAGAAGTACCAGCAGTAAATACATCAGCTTTACCTGATATCGTATTTATGTTGTTATTCTTTTTCATGGTAACTACTACCATGAGAGAAACTTCTTTACAAATTGATGCTCCAAGATTACCGTCGGCAACAGAAGTTAAAAAACTTGAACACAAAAGTTTAGTAACTACTATATACGTAGGTAAAGCAAAAGATGCTAAATACGGAACTAGTTTTAATAGAATTCAATTGAATGATAAAATAGGTTCTGCAGATGACGTTCCTGCTTTTATTATAAATGCAAGATCTAAGGTTTCTGAAGCAGAAGTACCATTTATGACGACTTCGATTAAAGCAGATAAAGAATCTAGTGTAGGTACAATTACGGATATTAGATTAAAACTAAGAGACGTTAACGCTCTTAAAATTAGTTATTCTGCTTCTAAAAAAACAGAGTAA
- a CDS encoding asparaginase, giving the protein MTTKPNILLIYTGGTIGMIKDYKTNALKAFDFSQIVDKIPELQQLNCNITSISFDEAIDSSNMNIGYYKDIIEIIEENYTKFEGFVVLTGSDTMAYTSSAISFMLENLQKPIIFTGSQLPIGDLRTDAKENLITSIEVACANKNGVPVISEVCLYFEYKLYRANRTTKISSEQFEAFTSMNFPPLAESGVHLKFNEHLIHQTKNTEQPLVVRKELVEEVVILKLFPGISKLVIESILNIPNLKGIVLETYGSGNAPNSDYFIALLKEAINKGIKIVNVTQCKSGRVMMGHYDTSLLLKEMGVINGRDITTESAIAKLMYLLNKNLSNEAFKKYFESSLRGELTDKYHF; this is encoded by the coding sequence ATGACAACGAAACCAAATATATTACTTATTTATACAGGCGGAACTATCGGTATGATTAAAGATTATAAAACCAATGCTTTAAAGGCATTTGATTTTAGTCAGATTGTAGATAAAATTCCAGAATTACAACAGTTAAACTGTAATATAACAAGTATTTCTTTTGATGAAGCGATAGATTCATCAAACATGAATATTGGGTACTATAAAGATATTATAGAAATTATTGAAGAAAATTATACAAAATTCGAGGGTTTTGTGGTGTTAACAGGTTCTGATACAATGGCATATACATCATCAGCAATTAGCTTTATGTTAGAAAACCTACAAAAACCTATTATTTTTACAGGTTCTCAATTGCCAATTGGCGATTTAAGAACAGATGCAAAAGAGAATTTAATAACTTCTATAGAAGTAGCTTGCGCCAATAAAAATGGAGTGCCTGTTATTTCTGAAGTTTGTTTGTATTTTGAATATAAATTATACAGAGCTAATAGAACAACCAAAATAAGCTCAGAACAGTTTGAGGCATTTACTTCTATGAATTTTCCTCCATTGGCAGAAAGTGGTGTGCATCTTAAGTTTAATGAACATTTAATTCATCAAACAAAAAATACAGAGCAACCTTTAGTTGTTAGAAAAGAATTGGTGGAAGAAGTTGTTATTTTAAAATTATTTCCAGGTATTTCTAAGTTAGTTATAGAAAGTATTTTAAATATACCCAATTTAAAAGGAATTGTATTAGAAACTTATGGTTCTGGAAATGCACCAAATTCTGATTATTTTATTGCTTTATTAAAAGAAGCAATTAATAAAGGAATTAAAATTGTAAACGTTACTCAATGTAAAAGTGGTAGGGTAATGATGGGACATTATGATACTAGTTTATTGTTAAAAGAAATGGGAGTTATCAATGGAAGAGATATCACAACAGAGTCTGCAATTGCCAAATTAATGTACCTTTTAAATAAAAACTTATCAAATGAGGCATTTAAAAAGTACTTCGAATCGTCTTTAAGGGGCGAATTAACTGATAAATATCATTTTTAA
- the frr gene encoding ribosome recycling factor codes for MNEEIEFILDTAKEAMNNAIEHLVKELRTIRAGKATPAMLSNVMVDYYGSQTPLSQVANVNTPDPRTISVQPWEKNMLQPIEKAIMIANLGFNPMNNGDIIMINVPPLTEERRIGLAKQAKAEAEHAKVGIRNARKDANNEIKKTDVSDDMKKIAEDDIQKLTDTFVKQTEEKLAVKEVEIMKV; via the coding sequence ATGAACGAAGAAATAGAATTTATACTAGATACTGCTAAAGAAGCAATGAATAATGCTATTGAGCATTTAGTGAAAGAATTAAGAACTATTAGAGCAGGTAAAGCAACGCCTGCAATGTTATCTAACGTTATGGTAGATTACTATGGTTCTCAAACACCATTAAGTCAAGTAGCAAATGTTAACACACCAGACCCTAGAACTATCTCTGTGCAACCTTGGGAAAAAAACATGCTACAACCTATAGAAAAAGCAATAATGATTGCTAATCTTGGTTTTAACCCAATGAACAATGGTGATATTATAATGATTAACGTACCACCATTAACAGAAGAACGAAGAATTGGTCTTGCTAAACAAGCTAAAGCAGAAGCAGAACACGCAAAAGTTGGTATTAGAAATGCTCGTAAAGATGCAAATAATGAAATCAAAAAAACAGACGTTTCTGATGATATGAAAAAAATTGCAGAAGACGATATTCAAAAACTTACTGATACTTTCGTAAAACAAACAGAAGAAAAACTGGCTGTAAAAGAAGTAGAAATAATGAAGGTTTAA
- a CDS encoding zinc metallopeptidase has product MIGFYILIGAIALVSWLVSNTLKNKFKKYSKIQLRNGMSGAEIAQKMLADNGIFDVKVISTPGRLTDHYNPADKTVNLSEAVYNQTNAAAAAVAAHECGHAVQHAQAYSYLTMRSQLVPIVSVTSKYSQWLVIGGLILGAASGATGIGFYIAIAGLIFMGFATLFSFVTLPVEYDASNRALAWLENKNMVTREELSGATDALKWAARTYLVAALGSLASLLYWGLQILGGRD; this is encoded by the coding sequence ATGATAGGATTTTATATTTTAATTGGTGCAATTGCTTTAGTAAGCTGGCTAGTTAGTAATACTTTAAAAAATAAATTTAAAAAATACTCTAAAATTCAGCTTAGAAACGGCATGAGCGGTGCAGAAATTGCTCAAAAAATGCTTGCTGATAATGGTATTTTTGATGTAAAAGTAATTTCTACTCCGGGTAGATTAACAGACCACTACAATCCTGCAGATAAAACGGTTAATTTAAGTGAAGCTGTTTACAACCAAACAAATGCCGCTGCCGCTGCTGTTGCAGCACATGAATGCGGACATGCAGTGCAACATGCACAAGCGTATAGCTATTTAACAATGCGATCTCAATTAGTGCCAATTGTAAGTGTTACTTCTAAATACTCGCAATGGTTGGTAATTGGTGGGTTAATTTTAGGGGCTGCTTCCGGAGCTACCGGAATTGGTTTTTATATTGCCATTGCTGGTTTAATTTTTATGGGCTTTGCTACTCTTTTTAGCTTTGTTACCTTACCTGTAGAATATGATGCTAGTAACAGAGCATTGGCTTGGTTAGAAAATAAGAACATGGTAACCCGAGAAGAGTTATCGGGTGCAACAGATGCCTTAAAATGGGCTGCAAGAACATATTTAGTAGCTGCTTTAGGTTCTTTAGCTTCATTATTATATTGGGGACTTCAAATTTTAGGAGGAAGAGATTAA
- a CDS encoding ExbD/TolR family protein, translated as MARRENPEINAGSMADIAFLLLIFFLVTTTMNVDSGVSKKLSEKPPADYVPPVIKEKNIFEVSINRNNELLVEGERMDIKDLKEAAIAFIDNGGGEGKVENGVASGRCSYCKGERSESSSDHPNKAIISVQSDRLTEYGTYLTVQDQLLKAYASLRNRLSIEKYKMPFSELEEAYKDDKNNENLKKKVEFIKTSYPQIISDQEPTK; from the coding sequence ATGGCAAGAAGAGAGAATCCAGAAATTAATGCAGGTTCTATGGCAGATATTGCCTTCTTGCTGTTAATCTTTTTCTTAGTAACAACAACAATGAATGTTGATTCAGGAGTTTCTAAAAAACTATCTGAAAAACCACCAGCGGATTATGTGCCACCTGTTATTAAAGAAAAAAACATTTTTGAGGTAAGCATTAATAGAAATAATGAGCTTTTAGTTGAAGGCGAAAGAATGGATATTAAAGACCTAAAAGAAGCTGCTATCGCTTTTATTGATAATGGTGGAGGTGAAGGTAAAGTTGAGAATGGTGTTGCTAGTGGACGTTGTAGCTATTGTAAAGGTGAAAGAAGTGAATCTTCTTCAGATCACCCAAACAAAGCAATTATTTCGGTACAAAGTGATAGATTAACAGAATATGGAACGTATTTAACTGTTCAAGATCAATTGTTGAAGGCTTATGCTTCATTAAGAAATAGGTTAAGTATTGAAAAATACAAAATGCCTTTTTCTGAATTAGAAGAAGCTTATAAAGATGATAAGAATAACGAAAATTTGAAGAAAAAAGTGGAGTTTATCAAAACTAGTTATCCTCAAATTATTTCGGATCAAGAACCTACTAAATAA